In the genome of Gorilla gorilla gorilla isolate KB3781 chromosome 22, NHGRI_mGorGor1-v2.1_pri, whole genome shotgun sequence, the window CCTTAAAATGATCTCAGTCCACTCACTTGttcaattcaaaaaattagccttcctattttctttattactttaGTGGTTTTGACAAAATTTTGTAGTAGATACTTCGGTGGGAAAGAAAGTTGGAAAGAACTATGTTCTATGTGGTTGAGCAGAGGCTAGCTAAACATGGATGAAGTCCAGGCGCTGCATAAATGAAAGAGaactggcctggtgcagtggcgcatgcctatcgtcccagctactcagtgggctgaggcaggaggattacttgaggccaggaattgaagCTGCAGTGTTGTATGATCACACCTGCTAGTagccgctgcactgcagcctgggcaacatagtgagacccccatctctaagcattaaaatttttaaaaagctgataaAAGAGAACTGCATGTAGTTTATATTGATTGGAAAATTGTAGGAGATgaatagagagagaaaagagaagaggaaaattaAGTAGAAGGAAAAGTGGGTTATGGGGAGGAAAGAGACGGAAAGAAAGATATACATTGGTGGCAGAGGAGTAGAGAGAGCAAAGGCAAGTATAGCTAAGACAGGAAAGGAAAAGTCAGAAGAaactggaaagaaacagaaaaaatgaggGAGAAGGGAAGTGTGAGTACTGCTAGGATCAATTTATCTTTTAGTGTTAATTTTGAACCAAGGGTGACTGGTAGAATGCAAATGCATTTATGTGCATATGTGCCCCACAATGCATATATAACCTCACAAACCAATCAGGAAACTGTTCAGTAGTCTTTTGTGTATACCTCACTTTCAGATGTGAATAAATAATAGGGTCACCAAATAGATAATGAGAGGTATTTCTGATAGCTGATCTCTAAGCTTCTTTTGGGTACTTACCATATTGTACAAAGCACTGAAGAAATGGAAAGAGTCAGCAGAATCAAATGTGGTTCAAAAATTGAAAGCAGTTAGCCAACATTGCAAAGTGTTGTGTGATTTAGGACTAAAGAGTGGTATACAAATTATAAGGGTTGCAGAAATTGAAAATGTAAAGGTGAATAGGGGCTAAAGAGACCAAAGAAGCCATAAGGAAAGAGATGAGGTATGAACAAGGCCTTGATTgttaattcagattttttttaagtagacaaCTGTTAGATGTTAGTTTTCTGTGTCTGTAACTAATTACCACAGACTTAGCAACTTAAACAGCTGTTTATTGTCTCAaagtttctgtgagtcaggagTCCAAGCGTGGCTTAGCTGGCTCTTCTGCTAAGCAGTCAAGGAGTCAGTCATTCATACAAGACTTGGGGGCCGCTCCCAAGCTCACatgttgttggcagaatttatttCTAGAGCTCATGGTGGCTCACTTCTTAGAGGCCATCAGGAAGGGAGAGTCTGACCtctagatccttttttttttttgagacggagtctcactctgtcacccagactggagtgcagtggcatgatctcagctcactgcaacctccgcctcctgggttcaagtgattcttctgcctcagcctcccaagtagctgggactacaggtgtgcaccaccacacccagctaatttttgtagttttagtagaaacggggtttcaccgtgttggccaggctggtctcgaactcctgacttcaggtgatccacccgcctcagcctcccaaagttctgggattacaggcgtgaggcaccgcgctcagccattttttttgtatttttagtagagacggagtttctccatgtttgccaggctgttcgcaaactcctggccccaagtgatctgcccacctcagcctcccaaagtgctgggattagaggcatgagccaccatgcctggcctagatccTCTTTTAAGGGGTTCATCTGATTAAGTCAGGCCCACCCAGAATAGTCTCTCATTTGATTCAACTGATTTgggaccttaattacatctgtgaAATACCCTCTCTTCTGCCACTTAATGTAACCTAATTATGAGAGGAGGGCCTCCATCGTATTTACAGGTCCTGCCCATGCTCAAGAGGAGGGGATTACACAGGATGTGTACACCAGGGGGCAGGAATCTTGGGGGCCATCTCAGAATTTTGCCTTCTCCAGTGGGGAGGATGTCCTTCTAGAGTAGCAGAACATTTGGACACCAGGTGGCAATGGGAAGAAAGCTGAATAAGTAGAATGGGACAAGATTAGGGTCGACCTCAGGCTGTCCTGTAGGCTTTTGGGGATTTTGTGTTGGGGTGATAGTTAACCTGAGCTCTGGATTTGAGGAAGGTGCACGCGGCGACATGGTATGTGGGAGAGTGGACTAAGGAGACACTAAAGAGAGATAAGGAAACCAGTCAGGAGGCTATTAGAGTTCTGGGCTTGAACTGAGATGCTTTTAGCTGTTGGtttctgggcaagttacttaacctctttagtCTCGTACTTATACTTGCTCTCATAACCCCGCAGTGTCTCTATTTTAGCACTTAATCAGTGTCCATTGGCATGCTGGCGCACGTTTAGCAGCTggctttccagaaagaaaaagtcCTATTTTGTAGTGTTTGCTGATTTTTATGATATAAATAttcccaccatggccactttCAAGCCACCAGCCTGATGTCCCTGAATATGGAGTTGGGAACATATGCACAGTAGCACACCACTATCATATAGCTACAATAGATAAAGATAGCCCCAAGagcttagaaaataaaatgtagtaaaataattaggacaagatgaatttatttattacctctgtctttaaaacaattttttatttgcaaatttatataacttaatttttagtaatggtttttctttaaaaaccagtttgtattttgggaggccgaggtaggtggatcacctgaggtcaggagttcgagaccagcctggccaacatgacgaaaccccatctctactaaaaatgcaaaaattaggcaggcctggtggcgtgcgcctgtaatcccagctactcagggggacagaggcaggagaattgcttgaacccaggaggcagaggttgcagtgagccaagatcctaccactccactccagcctgggtgacagagcgagactcggtctcaaaaaaaataccaaaaaaaaaaaccagcttgcAGCATTCCTGGAAATTCTAACTAACAGATGTTCTTGCATATTGATATGAGCCACCTCCAGCAGAGCACAACATGACCACAGTCTGGAAcagtctttggttttcttttatgttaGATGCATATCTCTTCCATTGTTTGTGAGTTTCCTGAGTGTGGATACTATTTATTTCTGTAACCTTAGCCCCTAACATAGTGTCTGGCATATtgtaaatacttaataaatatctaatgaattttaaaaatatttgtcttaaaagcgcctttttaaaaaggaatcctGGAAACCATTTGTATAAATGGAAACAAATACCTGACTGTGAAAATGTCAAAACTACCCAGTGTGTCTTTCCTCAAAACGTTTTCCAAAAAGGAATTTACCTTCTCCGCGTACAAGCATCTGATGGAAATAACACATCTTTTTGGTCTGAAGAGATAAAGTTTGATACTGAAATACAAGGTAAGGCAGTTGTTTTTACTGGAGATTGTAATTCTCTGGTGCaaattcttaaaattgtttttctaattgaacattatttctttacaaatttttTCTAGCTTTCCTACTTCCTCCAGTCTTTAACATTAGATCCCTTAGCGATTCATTCCATATCTATATCGGTGCTCCAAAACAGTCTGGAAACACGCCTGTGATCCAGGATTATCCACtgatttatgaaattattttttgggAAAACACTTCAAATGCTGAGGTAAAAAGACTGTATAGTATAATTTTGTAACTTAGAGTTATAATTATGATTTGGGTAAATAAAGCTTGAATGTaaaatttgggggaaatttttaaactttatgtgggctggatgcagtggcctgtaatcccagcacttcaggaggccaaggcgagaggatcgcttgagcccaagggtttgagaccagcctgggcaacatagggagaccctgtctcaataaaaattttaaaaaattagcctggtgtggtggcgtgcacctatattcccagctacttggggtgggaggatcacttgagcctgggaggtcaaggctgcagtgagccatgatcgtgccactgcactccagcctgggtgacagagtgactgacaacctatctttaaaaaaaaaaaaaaatgtgattaactcagatattaacaaaatgaagaacatgagcatttttcatgttttgcaCTGTAGAGTTATGGGTGAGCTGCATCTGGGCCCcagtttgcttttaaaatacagattcctgagcCTGTTGTTACTGAATCATTATCTCTGGGGATGGAACtcaggaatttgcatttttaacatgaTTCCCATGTATTCATCTAAACCTGGGATTCTCAGCACTATTGACGTTTGGGCTGGATAGTTCCTTGGGAGGGGGCTGTCCAGTGCAGTGCAAGATGCTTGGCAACATTCTGGTTTCTgcctactagatgccagtagtgTTCCTTcctagttgtgacaaccaaaaacatCTTCAGATGCTGTCAGATGTCCCCTGGTGGCTCCTCCAAGGGGACAAAAATTGGTTCTTATGGGACAAAAGAATTTATGTAGTACAGTTGTTTGTTTTCCTCCAAAACCATTGGAAAGCATTCTTCCAAAGTTCAGCTTTGCCCAACAAAATCTTATTCcttagtatttaattttatgatggGGGAAGGATTAGGAAAAAATTGCCCAAAAAGTTGTTTAGTTGGGGAGGTAATGAAAAAAGGGTTGACAAACACTGGTCTAAACCCTAAAATTCAGATACCACTGACAAAGATAATATATACCATCAGATAATATACGTGTTTCCCAGATCGCTTCCCCCTTGTGGACTTGTAGTCGAGAATCGACCTTTAAAACTCCTGTCCAGTCAGGCTGGTAAATTCTTTAACTTCACCTCATTTTCTATTGGAAATCTAAGCAAATTCCATTGATTTGGCTGCTTCCCTTTTTAATTGTCTGACAACCCTGTAACCATAGCTTAATGTAGCCCATTGAGAATTATGGTCAGTTTTCAGATGTCTGTAGATCAGACAAACCTAAATTTCTATCTCACTGCTAAATTGTGTAACCTTACGTACGCAAGGTGCTTTACCTCTTGGAGACTTTGCTTCCTCTTCTCTGAAGTGGTGGTAATCATAACAACTAAATTTTTCAAAAGGATGTTTATAAGGTTTAAAAGGAAGTAACAAATATGAAAGTACCTAGCACATTGCTGGACAAGTAGTAGAGATTCAATAAATTGTAGTTGCCATCTTAACCTATACTgaataatatatcaataattgTTACTATAGAAACTCTTATTGAATACTTATATGTAAGGTACTATGCTAAGTATTGTACATGAATTGTCTCAGTCATTCTTCAGAACAACCCTGCCGGATGATGTGATTGGTTACATTGCTGTTTGGCAAATACTTGGGATGGTGACTTCATCCCTGCATCACCAGACCGTAGATGCTGGAGCCCAAGTAGATGTGCTGAGAACAGAGGCCTTAAGTGTGCTTGCAGGGTTTGGCTTGGCTCTTGCACTGCTCCTGTTTGCCAGGAAGAAAATGTATTCCACATAGTCTCTGGTCCAAGGAGGATTAGAGGCTGCTGGAGCTGACCTAAACCCCATGCACAGCCTCCGTGGGAGCTGCCCAGCCAGTCTGTAGACTTGCGAGTGAGAAACTACATAATCGTGTTGTGAGCCACTGAACGTTAAGGCAGTTTtgttatctatatatatttttttattttattttattttattttatttattttgagacaggttctcattcttttgcccaggctggagtgcactcatgtgatgtcagctcactgcagcctcgacttcctgggcttaagtgatcctcccacctcagcttcccaagtagctgcaactacaggcacatgccaccatgcccagctaattttttgtatttttgctaaagatggagtttcaccacgttgcccaggcttttttggtggtggtggtggttgttgttttgGAAATAGGGatttcctcaacctcccaagtaacagagactacaggctcacaccaccatgcctggccaatttttttgaaatttcttgtacagacagagtctagctatgttgcccaggctcgtcttgaactcctgggctccagtgatcctcctgcttggcctcccaaagtgctgggattacaggtgtgagccaccggctTGTTAGACATTATTCTGGCGATAGCTGACTGATACAGATAGCAGCAATAACTGTCCCGATTTTATAGATCAGggaatcaggtagagagaaattaaataatgctTGCAAGACCACACAGCTGTAAGTGATACTCTTAATAAGGCAGTTTGAGGCCAAAACCCCTACTCTTAACCATTCTGTCACTAATCAGAGGTAATACAATGGCAATTACCCCAGACTTGGCATGTACTTGTAAATCAATTAGAATTCTCTTAGGAATAGATCATATGTTTTTTTTGGCAGCAGCATTTTTAACTTTCTGATTTGGTTATAGTGGTGTATctaaaacaaatttatatttctCACACATatactctgtaatcccagcactttgggaggccgaggtgggtggatcacttgaggccaggagttcaagaccagcctgaacaacatggtgaaaccccatctctaccaaaaaaaaaaaaaaaaaaaaaattaggcgtggtggcatctgcatctgtaatcccaactactcaggagggtgaggcaggagaatcgcttgaacccaggaggcagagattgcagtgagcccagattgcaccactgcactctggcctgggtgacagagcgagactgtctcacaaaaaaacaaaacaaaacaaaacaaaacaaaacaaaaaacacataccAACTACGTGGGAGAGGCCAATGTTAGACTGAACATAAAAAATTGAGAAAGTACATATTCCCTGATTTCATGAGGTGACTAAATTTTATCAatgatttaattatattttctagaGAAAAATTATCGAGAAAAAAACTGATGTTACAGTTCCTAATTTGAAACCACTGACTGTATATTGTGTGAAAGCCAGAGCACACACCATGGATGAAAAGCTGAATAAAAGCAGTGTTTTTAGTGACGCTGTGTGTGAGAAAACAAAACCAGGTCAGAatcttttattgtcttttttaaaaatgtaactagacataataaaagtaattctatactgtacattgaaaattgtaaaacattttctctttactgcaaaaaatatatagaaagaatGTTTTCTTCATGAACTACATGAATCAAAAGTagactttttagaaaatatttgtaatgctTAACTCTCAAGTCGGTGTTGTTGGATGCTTTATATTTCATCCAGTATCCCTATAATTAATTTCCTTAATGTATTGCTCTTTAACATGTAATAAAActattagttttaaatttttagaatatAATCCTTAACATAATTATCATGTAGAAATCACTTAGTTCAACTGTGAGTTTTTTAATGTGGGAATTGGTTTAGtctcattttctattttacaCTTTCTAGTGTTGACCGGTAGAGGCTTAGTCACAGAATATCTATTAAATTTTGCTAGTTGTATGGTGTAAAAGTGCGGAAGGATACTTGCATGTTTGGCCTGTGTGTCAATATTGTATTTCTCCCTGAGGATCTCTTACTTCAGTTCCCACGCCaatctttaaatgtaaatgtcatTGCCTATGGTTGCTGTGGACTCAGTGCtaccagaaatatttttaagagtattatttaatagattttatatttcctttcataTGGCTAGTCTTTCACACAGCTGTCAGCACTGTTAAGGCATTTGTATGTCAAAATATGTGCTAAATATCGCGTATATCTTTTTAGGAAATACCTCTAAAATTTGGCTTATAGTTGGGATTTGTATTGCATTATTTGCTCTCCCGTTTGTCATTTATGCTGCGAAAGTCTTCTTGAGATGCATCAATTATGTCTTCTTTCCATCACTTAAACCTTCTTCCAATATAGATGAGGTAtgttacttgttttatttttttgtcaacAGCTAGGAAATGAACAGAAAATGTGTTTGATTTCAACAGGATATATATAGGTTTTCTTGATATCCAGAAAATAATAGAGACTGATTTGGGTATTTTCTTCAAAGCTTTAGTCAATTAACtttaaaaacagtaatttaaTGTAATAACATAGCATGAGATAGTAATGATTGtccttaatttcatatttttctggcAATTCCTAGATTCACTGTGGCATTTGTTTTACCGTTTAAAGCCTGTGATTcttggccaagcgtggtggctgacgcctgtaatcccagcactttgggaggctgaggcgggtgggtcacttgaggtcaggagttcgagaccagcctggccaacatggagaaaccctgtctctactaaaaatataaaattagccgggtgtggtggcacatgcctgtaatcccagctactcgggaggctgaggcagggggatcgcttgaacctgggaggtggaggttgcagtgagccgaggtcgtgccactgcactccagcctgggtgacagagcaagactctgtctctaaataagtaaataaagtctGTAATGTGATTCTTCTCAGTACAGACAGTCCCAAACATACACTGTTTCAATTTATGATGCGTTTGTCAGAACGTAATTCCATTGTAAGTTAGGAGCATCTGTGTATATCCAGAAGACTAAAATATTCTATCAGCGTAGAAAGTATATTCTATGGATGAAATCACACaaaatgaaataactaaaaaCATGAGACTTTTTTTATGACACACatcacagttttttgtttggCACTTCTATGAAGCTAGCATATTAAATGAAAGCACTGGATGGTGAAGGCCTAAACATAGAATCTGTTCCTGGGAAACCATGTGCTCATCTAGGGTGGGTTTTATGAATTTGAGCAAGTCACTAAGGGCAGGTAAGCAAGTACCCTTGGCTGTAAACCACCCCGTAGAGGTGTTAGGAGCAAAGGAGTTAAACCATAAGAGCCTTACCACTCTAAAAATGCTCCgtaaatattaacaattttaCTATTATACCCCTGAGTTTTTAAATGTCATTCCTGTGTACTGTAATATTCatagctattatttaaaatagacTTAAAAACTAGTTACAATAGCTAATAATTTCTCAATTGTGCTTCTTCTGGATATATATGGGTtggatacaaatatttttattatttcaaaaaaaaagtcatgatctGAGAGCCCGCCCGCTCCTGTTCTTTCCCGTGTTCTTCCCCGCCTACCCCGATGGCACAGTGTACCTTTCTTAGGTACTCTTCAAAGACTCACCACAAAAGGTACTAAGATATGAGTGACCTCACTAATGATGCTTTTAAACATTATAAGGCAATTAGTATGTTCTTAGGCGACTTTTTAATATGCATGCCAGAAGATAGGTTTTCTCAGTAATGGACGTAAGAAACTAAAGCTATTATAACTAGAAaaggaatttttattattttaaataattgatttctactctttccctttttttaaattagtatttcTCTGAACAGCCATTGAAGAATCTTCTGCTTTCAACTTCTGAGGAACAAATCgaaaaatgttttatagttgAAAATATAAGCACAATTGCTACAGTAGAAGAAACTAATCAAACTGATGAAGATCATAAAAAATACAGTTCCCAAACTAGCCAAGATTCAGGAAATTATTCTAATGAAGATGAAAGCGAAAGTAAAACAAGTGAAGAACTACAGCAGGACTTTGTATGACCAGAAATGAACTGTGTCAAGTATAAGGTTTTTCTGCAGGAGTTACACTGAGAGCCTGAGCTCCTCACCTTCCTCTCAGTAACTACAGAGAGGACGTTTCCCTGTttagggaaagaaaaaacatcttCAGATCTTAGGTCCTAAAAATACGGGCAAGCtcttaactatttaaaaatgaaattacaggcccgggcacggtggctcacacctgtaatcccagcactttgggaggctgaggcaggcagatgatgaggtcaagagatcgagaccagcctggccaacatggtgaaaccccatctc includes:
- the IFNAR1 gene encoding interferon alpha/beta receptor 1; the protein is MMVALLGATTLVLVAVAPWVLSAAAGGKNLKSPQKVEVDIIDDNFILRWNRSNESVGNVTFSFDYQKPGMDNWIKLSGCQNITSTKCNFSSLKLNVYEEIKLRIRAEKENTSSWYEVDSFTPFRKAQIGPPEVHLEAEDKAIVIHISPPGTKDGVMWALDGLSFTYSLVIWKNSSGVEERIENIYSRHKIYKLSPETTYCLKVKAALLTSWKIGVYSPVRCIKTTVENELPPPENIEVSVQNQNYVLKWDYAYANMTFQVQWLHAFLKRNPGNHLYKWKQIPDCENVKTTQCVFPQNVFQKGIYLLRVQASDGNNTSFWSEEIKFDTEIQAFLLPPVFNIRSLSDSFHIYIGAPKQSGNTPVIQDYPLIYEIIFWENTSNAERKIIEKKTDVTVPNLKPLTVYCVKARAHTMDEKLNKSSVFSDAVCEKTKPGNTSKIWLIVGICIALFALPFVIYAAKVFLRCINYVFFPSLKPSSNIDEYFSEQPLKNLLLSTSEEQIEKCFIVENISTIATVEETNQTDEDHKKYSSQTSQDSGNYSNEDESESKTSEELQQDFV